The following proteins come from a genomic window of Eleginops maclovinus isolate JMC-PN-2008 ecotype Puerto Natales chromosome 8, JC_Emac_rtc_rv5, whole genome shotgun sequence:
- the LOC134868741 gene encoding uncharacterized protein LOC134868741 yields the protein MKRSLLQKSRWAERRSTVVYAVRSATLGSWRMLTLGAEYEDTWALSPDQRGRPGLQQAEGEQGPVEGEDTGFGDPEGPVWRADTAQKYDTVLHLDDASRAGRGDGVRQIVRKHETLNNTPWPRRMPRFAEDLPTRYGGGAGGGGRGGPGAGRGGARGGGAPGGQRVYKQSMAQRARTMAIYNPNPVKQNCFTVNRSLFIFREDNLIRKYAKRITEWPYPF from the exons ATGAAGAGAAGTCTTCTTCAAAAATCCAGATGGGCAGAGAGACGGTCAACTGTGGTTTATG CGGTGCGCTCAGCCACACTGGGCTCCTGGAGGATGCTCACCCTGGGGGCGGAGTATGAGGACACCTGGGCTCTGTCACCTGACCAGAGGGGCCGCCCGGGTCTCCAgcaggcagagggagagcaggggCCTGTGGAGGGGGAAGACACCGGTTTTGGAGATCCGGAGGGGCCGGTGTGGAGAGCGGACACGGCGCAGAAGTATGACACGGTGTTACACCTGGACGACGCGAGCAGAGCGGGAAGAGGAGACGGTGTGCGTCAGATAGTCCGGAAGCACGAGACGCTGAACAACACGCCATGGCCTCGCAG GATGCCTCGCTTCGCAGAAGATCTGCCCACCCGCTATGGAGGAGGCGCAGGCGGTGGAGGGAGAGGCGGACCGGGCGCCGGGAGAGGGGGAGCCCGGGGTGGCGGCGCTCCGGGCGGCCAGAGGGTGTACAAGCAGTCGATGGCCCAGAGAGCCCGGACAATGGCCATATACAACCCGAACCCTGTCAAACAAAACTGCTTCACTGTCAACCGCTCCCTCTTCATCTTCCGCGAGGACAACCTTATCAGGAAGTATGCAAAGCGGATAACAGAGTGGCCATATCCTTTCTGA